The window agaataaataaacaaaaatctgACAAATCATGTTAAACTATTTGAAAAtcagtttttatatttttttccagATTGAATATGTTTTATAAGAGTAGTGCACAAAGTTTGGGGAATTTTCTTAACTGACTACTATTTTTCaagaatttttatttatttagagaattaaatataagaaaaatggCTATACATATCTATAATCCATGAAAATGTATCTGGAAGTTTCTCAATATATTTTGAACCAAAAtcaaaagtttggtaatttttttaactatttagtatttttcatgattttatgattattcaagaaattaaaatggtgaaaaatagctAGACAAATAAAAAATGCAAGAAAACTTATCTTAAGGTCTTTGACTTTATCTAAAACTGAAATGCAAAGTTTTAGAacttttagaactaaattgacttagtttttaaatatttaatcttTGGAAGAcctcctaaaatgttaaaatttaacatttcaataatgggaAATTCCACTTGAATTTGTAATACAACAAATTAGTTCATAGAAATTTAAATTTCATAGAAAAATGTTTATAACTTATCAATATCAAAATTTTGACACATTAGtgacataattctattgtagtcgTAAGTATACAAGTATTAGATTTcaattagagactcattagtgtgtaacatcattgtaggaatcgatagtggtaTGTACGAGTGAAGCGTAGTTAAAGGCACCATTTGCAGATCTCAAAAGATTGTGAGTATTCATGActccccttattttcggttttaaatgttttggggtggaaaaacatgtcctaaactatttatgttcgttgtatttattttgaaccGTATCAAACTTGGTTGGTATattttgtatgtatgtgtatgttactctaattcatgaggactgtatcgcggTTAATTCCCTGGAATCATTTGACACAACTCGTTAACTCTTTTGAGCCCATGGTTATTATGGATAACGCTATCaagaggtagacaactcctcactcgcacgattctCTTGAGTGAATTTTGCGATTTTATTAtctatgtttgcgatacacattGTAGTCAATATGGCACGATTCTGTCATTAGGCTGGGGTTGTGAACgcatgaatggaaacttgatgcacatacaaATCTTACATcacattttagcaacgaaacttgtatactcattttagcgatgaaacttgtatactcattttgtcaacgaaacttgtatactcattttagcaatgaaacttgtataaTCATTTTATcaacgaaacttgtatactcattttacaACGAAACATGTTTACTCGTTTTAGCAACGAACTTTATTTCCCAGGAGAATATGAACTTTGCATCACACtttggcaacatactttatttctcatgatgacaacgaactttgtttatgcaaacttatttactcattttagcaatgtacttttatttatggaaaccTCTATTAAAACTTTGATTACGATTCACTCAACTAGTATTATTTTTAacctgtgagtactcaccaactatttcagtAGTTGACCactcattttacatgctttttcaggaactcgtctataagatggcacttagggacacatcacttttaggagcattcacaTGGGTTGTATTTTAAttgcattgtaatttcttttaaaatatgtTCAAACACATTGTAAattttaatactttttagtattacggttggtgttgtcttttaacttttctaTGAGACCTTTTATACTGTCGCGTCCCGTGTtttcgctttagcggggtgtgacatcaCGTCTTCGCTTTCCTGCGATcctatgaagtacctgaaataacaAGATGAAATTGTAAGCcaatgcttaatgagttcccccaacgcaccaccacacaacataacaaacaataacaTGCATACTTAGGCCTTCATCATGATTAGACCGCCTCGCAAGCCTACAGACTATCTGGGCCACTCTCAGGGCCTTCATCCTGACCGGACCATATTaaaggccttcagtctatctgggccACCCTGGGTGTATTTACCTTCAGCATAAagcaggatcgcctcaacccaacataaACTGTAACATGTTGACATATGCAATAATAAACAATAACAAACAAacataggtagtcctacagatctacgaGTCTAATCACATTACCAGTGAACACATATCTTGGCATAACAACACACAACAAAACAtgatatctaatccaatgggcTGACCTTTGTGCCTTTGACCCATAAGGACAGTGGGAAGACTCACCTTTCAGTCCCAACGAATAGTTGAATAGGTCTCTGCTCTGAATATCAAATTTACCCAACACCTATTCATCCAATAGCGACTAATctcaaatacaactcaaaatacccaaaatacccttaggtcaaacttggtcaaatcttggtccaaatcaaaaagtcaaaagtcaaacttggtcaaccgaGCTGAGTATGTCCAATGCACTCATTTGGTACGCATGGCGTACACGAGGCTTGACCAAAACGTGATGTGTTGACtcaatacgcccagcgtacgcggtTGAGTCCTTTTCTTCttgttaagagcttaatccttaagcttTTTTGCCAATAGTCCAGATCTAATCCTAAACTAACATCCTtagccataaagtttccaactttatggtcttgcatggctaaTAAGTGCCAGTAACAAAAACCCTAACTACTTAGCCCATTAAGACCTTGTAACTCATGTATGGAAGGAAACTAAAAGTCTATATTACCTTTTTGTGCTTCCAAATGCTTCAAAAAATCTAAAAGGACAACTTATATGGATAAGAGTAATCGATACCCATAATACGaagcttatgggaccaaaagaacACCATTTCATGGCTAAACAAGATCTAATTAACACTTAATCAAGTTCACAACTTTTTACCTCTAAAAGATGCCAAAAGATGATATGATTCTAGATCTAAAGTGTTCCATTTATCCAAGAGGATATTCTATTCATCCTTCCTACTTCAAGGTCACCAAAATGCACTTAAAGGCTCACGAATGCtctaaaatggattagggtttgcaaattGGTAGAAATGGGGCCAGAGGCTGATGAAAAGAAGAGGATATGGgagttaaggatgtttaaataggatCCAAACACTAAATTTTATGGCTTAAGATTTACACATGTACACCCAGTGTACCAATCTGTATGCCCAACAATACACATGCTCTGCCCAAAATTACGAAAATGCCACTATGGGTCAATTTTGCAATTAATTCACATACAAGGGATAAAATGCAATTAATTCTCATACTTAGGGTTTAAAGATGTTACAACTCTATCCCATTAGAACTAGACTCCATCCTCAATGTCCGTTGTTGTGAAcaactcagggtaatgctcccaCATCTTTGTCTTGGGTTCCTATTGCAATTAATCACTAAAATCAACTCAAAAACAATGTTACAAGAGAAAAGGGAAAGGGAACTAACCTGGAAATACCTACCTTCATCGTAGTATCGTCTTCAGTCGCTAAAAATTCGTCCTCATTCGCCGGTGAAACTGCCCGCCAGTATCTACTTCACCGTGGCCGGAATTCCTCAATTTCGACAGTGATGGTTAGGGCTGTAAACGAACTAAACAAACATAAACAGaggcttgttcatgttcgtttttttttactttaaccGAACAAAAAAAGAATAATAACAACTAAATGAACTAACTTTTTATGTTCGTGTTCGTTCGTTAAGAAATTTACTATGCTCGTGTTCGTTTATGTTTGTTCGTGTAGTTGATAAACAAACATAAATGAACACAAACGAACACAAACAAACATAAACGAACACAAACAAACATAAACGAATACAATCAAACATAAACGAACACAAAGTCAAACAAACTTAAACGAACATATATGAACGAACACAAACAAACTtaaatgaacataaataaacaaccaTTAACTCAAATGAAAACAAACACGTGTTCAACATTTCCATACAATAATAATGTTCTACTTAATTGTTCGAGAAAAACATAACACCACAATAAAGTTTTACTTAGTTCTTTCTCATTCCatacaaaaataacaaaataatacttcaaaaagacAAAAACCATTTCCCTTCTATCCGATCCTTCAATCCAACATCCATTCTTTCAATTCAACAACCAATCTactaacaaaaaaaacataaaacatatcaaaattattgaagctatataaaaaaaaagtaatgAGGGTTAAAGTATAAACAATTTAGTTACCTTTACCATAAAGAACATCAATTATCATCTTCGTCCTGAAGGTAGTTCAATAACTACAATATCCTCATTTTTCTATTACACACCAAAAAGTTATTAGCTCAAGAAATccataatattaaaaaattaataataaaaaatatacctTGTTTTTTTCTCTCTAACCCATAATAAGGTCTATACCAATAAGCTCCACAAATAAGCATATCTACCATGTTTGTTCCTAAAGAACAGTGATGTGGATCAATAACCCTCCCACCAACACTAAAAGCAGACTCAGACGCCACAATAGTGACCGGAATTACCAAGACATCAGCAACCATTTTGGATAGAATTCTAAACTTCAAGTTGTTCTCTTTCCACCATGCCAATGCATCAAAATATGCACCTGGTTCACCAATGTAAACTCCATCTTCCAAATAAGTATCAAGTTCTGACTTTGAAGTAGTAAAACTATTGACACTTGTAATATGTTGATCATATTTAGTTGTCCCAGTTTTAAGATCTTTACCCAACCGTTCGGTTAACAAAGCAAAACTACTCTTGGAAGCATCAACGCCACCGTTTGTTCCACTACTTGATGAAGGAACAACCGATGTTTTATGGTCATAACATACTCTTCGAATAATAGATACAAAGTATCACAAACTACTTGCATTTGTCGAGGAGCCTCGTTGTCAGAATATATGGCCTTGAAAGAGAAGTCGATCAATTTCATTTTTATACCTAGTACAAAAAGAGtaacaattaaaattaaaaaaaaatctaataaaACCAAATAACTCAACTAAATTCATTTTATACCTTGGATCCAAATCCGCACCAATTGAGATCAACAAATTACAATCACCCTAATATTTGTCAAATTTTGTCTTCATTTTAATGGCCATTGATTTCATATATTCACTTCCATCTAAAGCTATTGCATCCAAAGCTTCCTTTATACCAAACAACTCGCTAAGAAATAAGTTGGATGTAGGATATTCAGAACCTATAAAAAATAAACTTACATATATCCATCATATTGCTATTTAGTCAAAATAAACATAGATGTATGATATAGGCATCATATTAGTTTTTAATCTAAAAGTGATTATTAAactaaaacaacaaaaataaataatacctgaAATGATTTTTGTAGTTTCCTCAAAAAGTGCTAGAAAAGAGCAAACATCTTCAAATTTCTTCCAATCTTCGTCACTTGGAAAAATTTATATGTGGACTCTCGATCGGCATAATTTACAAACACTTCTTTGAACTCCAAAGCATTAGACAACATAGCATATGTAGCATTCCATGGAGTAGAAACATCTTGAATTAAATGCTTCTTTGACATTAAAAGTTGTTTCGCTAGCTCACTAAAGATATGATCGACCCCGGGGATGCATTCACATGTTTCACACTTTCACGAACATTGTGAATAATAGGTTCAATTTCTGCTAGACCATCTTGAACAAGCAAATTGAGTATATGCGCACAACATCGTACATGGAATAACGTTCCACCAAGAACGAGTTTTTCTTGAAGATTCAAGTTTACCCTCAACTTCTTAGCCACTACATCATTAGTTCTAGCATTATCCACCGTTAACGTAGCAACGTTTGTTTCAATATTCCACTCTTTTAGCTTAAAGAGAGAATAAAAAATATGTACTCCCGAATATGGTGGAGGCACATCAACAAAACTCAAGATATTTTCATAAAGCTTAAAATCAGAATCTACAAAATGACATGTCACTACCATATAATGAATATTTTGACCTGATGTCCATATATCCGTAGTAATGCTCACTCGGTTGACATTATTGAAGAACTTTTGAACTCTTttttttcaattccataactagAAATACAATCTTCTCTAATTGTTGCACGTGATATCTTGTTAAACGGGGGATTAGCTTCTTTCATTACCACATTAAACAAATCATACTCAACAAAGTCAAAAGGCAACTCGTGGACCATAAGCATATGAGAAATAACATCTCTCATCCGAGCATTATCAAATTTCCAAGTTCTAACCATTGACAAAGCATCCAACTTTCCTGGAAACATCATTAAATTTAATTGACCTTGTACTTTTCGTTTTTGTTTTAAAATCGGGCAATCTTTTGAAACATGCCTAAGCAATGGTGTGGTTGTttcttctttaagtttctttatttTTTCTTTACAGTGGATACATTCACACATTTTAGTTCTGTCCTCCAACTTAATATCACGAAAATGTTCCTAAACTTCTGAAGTCTTTTTTCGTTTTCTTTTAGTAAATGGAATTTGTTCTTCATTGTTAGCTACATTTGCTTGTTCTGTACCACCACCAAGGTCATCCATTGTTGTAGCTATATTGACATCTCCATCATCAGCTGTAATAACAATAACATCAGGGCAATGAAATGTCTTCCATCACTGGAGTGGTTGTACTTGATTCAAATTATGTCGATTCAAATGGTGAGTGTGAGTCTAAATATTGATCATAATCAAAAAGAGGCGGTCGATTACAAGAAACATCGGACATCTACCATGCAATAATAATCAAATCTTATCAAGAAAgtgttaagaaaataaccaacaTAATTATAGAGCTTAAAAAGCTTCGGTAGATGTTTACCTGCTGATGAAACCTCTTGTGTGTCTATGCTGGAGTCGAAAACAGAGTATGATACGGTGGTCTATGATCGATGCTCAAGCTTGATAAGAAGTCCAGAAGCGGCGTGACCTGAAGTCTGATGGTCTTGTGATGAAGTTCTATCGTTTGAGGTGGAGACGGCTTGAACACAAATTCAATTGTCTCGTATGTGGTGGAGATGGCGTGTAAGGAAGCAAACCCTGACTAATTGGACGACGACAAAAAGAACGTAATGAATATTTTGACCTGATTCATTTAATGAAAATTGGCCACGTTACTTTTAAAAACTTGTAACCGATGGTCCCTTAACTTAGGcacttttacaaaaaaaaatccatttaTCTTTTTTAAACCTAATCACTAATTATTGCGCATAAACAAATCTACATAATcaatattttgattatatatacatatatatatatatatatatatatatatatatatatatatatatatatatatatatatataaccgaataatcataaataaacaaacgaatataaacgaacgaacataaacaaacataaatGAATGTAAACAAACGTAAACGAACGAACAAGAGCATTGttcgtgttcgttcgtttaactaaacgaGTCAGCtatcttgttcatgttcgttcgtttattaTCTAAACGAACTTCCCGCCGAACGGTTCACGAACTGTTCGCCAAACATTCAATTCGTTTACAGCCCTAATGATGGTGTCTGAATGTTTTCGAATCGACAAAGAAGAGGGAAAGAACAATACGCAGAGGCGGATGCAAGTAAATAGAAGCAAAAAAGGAAAAGGGgtcgattttttttttgttaactaCGTCAACCTTTACCGGCGATACCTTTGTCGGCATCGCAATGGGCTTTAGTGGCGACAGTTATCAATAGAGTCGACACTTAGGAGAGAATTATTGTTGCgccatttttttatatttaacgcGGCATTTATTCCATATTTAGCGGCGACATGATTAGGTTTTTAGCGGGCACCTGTCTCGCCGGTATTGGTTTTGTGCGTTCCACGAGTACCCCAACCATTGGATTAGAAACACGATCCAACAAACGTAGTTTAACAAAATATGAAAACGCAGATCCGTGTCATTGACCTTTAGCGGTGACAAATTGatatgtcgccgctaaaggaCCATGTCGCTGCTTTTGATGTCGCCGGTAATggttatttttcttgtagtgtcggTTTCTCGGTTATCTATCTATTAATGTTGATTTTCATGAAAAAATAATAATCAAGGTGTctgattgataaaaaaaaaagggaaaatgacttaaaagcttATCGAAGTTTTCAAACCATTCAAAAAATCAattatgttttgtctgttcaagaGAACCCAACAAACTAACATTTTGTATAAAAAAACTCAACTTACACTCTCGTTCACTTCCCATTTAGGGTCAACATGCTAATTAAAGTCAACGAATGACATGACTTATGACGTGTAATTAAATATCGGAAAATGGCTTGTAAGACCAACGTAGTTTCAAAACCGTTCAAAAACCCCCAATCATTCAACATGATTGGGGGTTTTTGAACGGTTTTGAAACTACGTTGGTCTTACAAGCCATTTTCCGATATTTAATTACACGTCATAAGTCATGTCATTCGTTGACTTTCATTAGCCGGTTGACCCTAAATAAGAAATATAAGTTAGTTGggttttttagacaaaatgttaagttcgttgggttttctTGAATAGACAAAACATAATTGgtgtttttttaatgattttgaaACTTCGTTCGTCTTATAATTTGTTTTCCCTTAAAAAAAAATGTGTGGTCAACCCTAATCTTAATAAGAAATTTTGAAATTTCAAATCGAACTCGAATTTTCTTAAGATTATATGAAAAAGACATATCAAACTACCCAATGAACTCACCCTGGTGCTATCGTAAAGAACAAGGTGTTGACTTATGACTCTCACCATCTTAAATTTTCTCTTCTTTTCATACACTTCTCCCGCCACCTAACTCTGATTCCATGCAACACTATTTAATTCCTCACACAACCAAAACAAAGTACATTAATTCCATGCACCTCGTTAATTTACTCTTTCAGCCATTACAACTGTCCACCACCGTTTCTTTTCTCCATAAAtagccacctccaccaccaccttccATCACCTCAAACATCCCCTCGGTTTTTCTGTGTTAGTGAGTGTGTGTGtctgagagagagatagagagtgtgtgtgtgagagagagatagagatggTGAAGTTGTACTTCGTAGCAGTCTGTGCACTTGTACTTTTTGTGCAAAGCAATGCAAGAGACATGCCCACGACCACCCTGAGTGACAAGACTCCCACCACCGTTGATGTCGCTACTGCCACTGTACCAAGTGGAGGAGCTGGTGTTAAAGACGAGAAGAACTTCATCGCATTCGGTGGTGTTGGTGGCTTTGCTGGTGTAGGTGGAGGTGTAATTCCAACACTTGGTGGTGTTGGTGGGCTCGGCGGTACCGGTGGACTTGGTGGTGCAAGTGGACTTGGCGGTCTTGGCGGTGCAAGTGGTATTGGTGGTGGTGCAGGTGGCGTCGGTGGTGCTGGGCTTGGTGGTCTTGGCGGCGGTGTTGGCTTAGTTAAAGGTGGTGGAATCGGAGGCGGTATCATAGTTCCTTAATTGTTTTAGATTTTACCGTTATTTTGGAGTGGACGTACGTACCACATATTATTGCATGTCAGTTTTTACTCTACTTTTCTAGTACGATGTCATCCGTTTGTCTTTTTGGCCGTTTAAGTTTAAGGTATGGTTGTTAGGTGCAGGGTTATGGGGAGTTGTTACTTGTGGTTTACTTGTTCTACGTCTCTATTGCGATTCCAATATTTTATGGTTCTAATATTATGATTAATACATCTATTTATCTCTTTTCGTTTTATCAATAAACAAATCTATATCTCGCAAATGAATAGTCTCTGTATATAACAAAGATTCGAATCATATACGGTACACCGTTATGGCCGCTTATGAAAATTAGCGAGTAACTTATgacatattttttaattttaagtaTTTAATTAATCATGCAAACAAGTCTAATTAATGTATGGACCGATTTGCATATATAGCCAATGTAATTTGTGTTCTCAAATTGTTCATTTATTGTGGTTTTTAAGCACTTCATATCAGATCTTTTAACGGCATCAATTTTGTTCGATGAATTACATTAAAATCTTACACGTATGTGGACAATTTTCTCCATATCCAGCTGGTTAACTAATTACATCCGTTAAACGATTTTGTTAATTAAGAGGTAGATCAATGTGTTATGGGTTGTGACCAGCCTTGGACTAGTTGTTGCTTCAGTGATCATATTTTAGGTCAGGAGATAACCACTGGGTGTGAATTGGCCGGGATGGTTTGTAACATAGCCGCCATTGATAGGATTTATCCTTTTACTCATAGTTAGCTGCATTAGTTTCTAATAAGAAAATATTCATGTACATTTATGATATATGTATTATGTATACAATGATTTTGCatcatattttaaatttaattgcAAAAATTCAGATCCATATATAAGGACGAAAGCAAGGTGGCACTGTCTGAAACGCGTGACTTGCATGAAAGGTTCATTTTCGTGACTGAAATTATTAACTTGGTGATCTTGGGTAACTTCTAATTTACGGAAGAATTGCTTGCTCATCTTATGCT of the Lactuca sativa cultivar Salinas chromosome 6, Lsat_Salinas_v11, whole genome shotgun sequence genome contains:
- the LOC111879578 gene encoding glycine-rich protein 23-like, which translates into the protein MVKLYFVAVCALVLFVQSNARDMPTTTLSDKTPTTVDVATATVPSGGAGVKDEKNFIAFGGVGGFAGVGGGVIPTLGGVGGLGGTGGLGGASGLGGLGGASGIGGGAGGVGGAGLGGLGGGVGLVKGGGIGGGIIVP